A part of Mesoplodon densirostris isolate mMesDen1 chromosome 10, mMesDen1 primary haplotype, whole genome shotgun sequence genomic DNA contains:
- the STAB1 gene encoding stabilin-1 isoform X7, translating into MAGPRDHLLLCLLALCLAGFSFIGGQKVQSRRCDIKTKFVTHIPCTPCPAIKKRVCPSGWLREFPEKISQDCRYEVQLGDSLLSVSGCSLECWKDVVQKACCPGYWGSQCYECPGGAETPCNSHGTCLDGIDRNGTCVCQENFSGSACQECRDPNRFGPDCQSVCSCVHGVCRHGPLGDGSCLCFAGFTGPHCDQELPACQALNCPQNSQCSAEAPTCRCLPGHTQQGSECLAPDPCQPSPCSPVAQCSVSPRGQAQCRCPENYHGDGTVCLPQDPCTINNGGCPSNSTLCLYKRPGQASCSCKPGLVSTNHNASAGCFAYCFPHSCDRSATCQVTPDGKTSCVCKDGEVGDGRACYGHLLHEVQKASQTNMLLRLRVAFAMLDQGCREILSTSGPFTVLAPSISSRTMNASLAQQLCRQHIIAGQHMLEESGTQPTHRWWTLAGQEITVTFSRFRKYTYKYKDQPQQTFTIHKANYPAANGIFHVVTALRWQLPPELPEDPKRTIGQILASTEAFTRFETILENCGLPSFLDGPGPFTVFAPSNEAVDGLRDGRLVYLFTAGLSKLQELVRYHVYSHGQLTVEKLISKGRVLTMANQVLAVNISEEGRILLGPEGVPLRRVDVLAANGVIHMLEGILLPPTILPILPKLCNEEQHKVVAGSCVDCQALNTSMCPPNSVKLKPGCCKGFFGPDCVQCPGGFSNPCYGKGNCSDGVQGSGACLCFPDYKGIACHICSNPNKHGDQCQEDCGCVHGLCDNRPGSGGVCQRGTCAPGFSGRFCNESTGNCGPTEQAQQCHPHARCINQGDIARCLCLDGFEGDGFSCTPSNPCSRPDRGGCSENAKCVPGAPGTHHCTCHKGWSGDGRVCVAIDECELDVRGGCHADALCSYVGPGQSQCTCKLGFAGDGYVCSPIDPCRAGNGGCHDLATCRAVGGGQRVCTCPPGYGGDGFSCYGDIFQELEANAHFSIFYQWIKGAGVTLPADSRVTALVPSESAIRRLSPEDQAFWLQPRMLPQLVRAHFLQGALSEEELARLDRQSVATLSPTARWEIHNISGRVWVQNASVDVADLLATNGVLHVLSQVLLPPRGDVLGGQGLLQQLDSVPAFRLFRELLQRHRLVPQIEAATAYTIFVPTNHSLEAQANSSGLDLDVVRHHVILGEALSTEALRRGGHRNSLLGPAHWLVFYNHSGQPEVNHVPLEGPVLEAPGRSLFGLSGVLTVGSSRCLHSHAEALREKCVNCTRKFRCTQGYQLEDTPKKSCVYRSGYSFSWGCSYTCAKKIQVPDCCPGFFGTLCEPCPGGLGGVCSGHGQCQDRLLGSGECRCHEGFHGTACEMCELGRYGPNCTGVCDCAHGLCQEGLRGDGSCVCNVGWQGLRCDQKITGPQCPQKCDPNANCVQDSAAAPACVCAAGYSGNGIYCAVVDPCAHDHGGCSPHANCTNVAPGQRTCTCLDGYTGDGELCQEVNSCLIHHGGCHMHAECIPTGPQQVSCSCREGYSGDGIRTCVLLDPCSQNNGGCSPYAVCRSTGDGQRTCTCDAVHTVGDGFTCRARVGLELLRDKHASFFSLHLLEYKELKGDGPFTIFVPHADLMTNLSQDELARIRANRQLVFRYHVAGCRQLRSQELLEEGYATTLSGHPLRFSEREGSIYINDFARVVSSDHEAVNGVLHFIDRVLLPPEVLHWEPDAAPVLRRNFTAAAESFGYKIFSGLVTVLLLCMAGLLPLLRDSFHRPFTMLWPTDSALQALPPDRQVWLYHKDHRDKLAAIVRGHVIRNVEALASDLPNLGPLRTMHGTPISFSCSRARPGELTVGEEDARIVQRHLPFEGGLAYGIDQLLEPPGLGARCDRFETRPLWLKVCSICGLEPPCPEGSQEQGSPEACWRYFSKFWTSPPLHSSALRSVWARPSHWGQPQGLGRGCYRNCVTTTWKPSCCPGHYGSECRACPGGASSPCNGHGTCMDGMSGSGNCRCRSRFAGTACELCAPGAFGPLCQACNCTSHGHCDEGLGGSGSCFCDEGWTGPHCEVHLELQPVCAPPCAPQAVCRAGHSCECSLGYEGDGRTCTVVDLCQDGRGGCSEYANCSQVGTVVTCTCLPDYEGDGWSCRARNPCEDGHRGGCSEHADCLNTGPNTRRCVCHAGYVGDGLQCLEEPEPPVDRCLDQPPPCHVDAVCTDLHFQEKRAGVFHLQAPSGPYSLNFSQAEAACGAQGAVLASLPQLSAAQQLGLHLCLVGWLANGSAAHPVVFPAADCGDGQVGVVSLGARENLSERWDAYCYRMQDVACQCRDGFVGDGASVCNGKLLDVLATTANFSTFYGMLLGYANATPRGLDFLDFLDDELTYKTLFVPVNEGFMDNLTLSGPDLELHASNTTFLSTNASQGTLLPAHSGLSLIISDMGPDNSSRAPVVSLEAAPPLLAPALTHPLGLILVSLQVPGAVVVSHVIVWDIVAFNGIIHTLASPLLAPLQPRAVVAPEAPPVAAGAGAVVATGALLGLAAGALYLRARSRSAGFGFSAFQAEDDAADDFSPWQEGTSPTLVSVPNPVFGSHDAFCEPFDDSLLEDDFPDTQRILEVK; encoded by the exons GTACAGTCCAGACGCTGCGACATAAAGACCAAGTTTGTCACTCACATACCCTGCACCCCGTGCCCTGCCATCAAGAAGCGGGTGTGTCCCTCGGGCTGGCTTCGGGAGTTCCCGGAGAAGATCTCACAGGACTGCCG ATACGAGGTCCAGCTGGGGGACTCTTTGTTGTCTGTGAGCGGCTGCAGCCTGGAGTGCTGGAAGGACGTGGTGCAGAAGGCCTGCTGCCCTGGCTACTGGGGGTCCCAGTGCTATG AGTGCCCTGGGGGTGCTGAGACCCCATGCAACAGCCACGGGACCTGCCTGGATGGCATAGACAGGAACGGGACCTGCGTGTGCCAG GAAAACTTCAGTGGCTCAGCCTGCCAGGAGTGTAGAGACCCCAACCGGTTCGGCCCTGACTGCCAGTCAG TCTGCAGCTGTGTGCATGGCGTGTGCCGCCATGGGCCACTCGGGGATGGAAGCTGCCTGTGCTTTGCTGGATTCACTGGACCCCACTGTGACCAAG AGCTCCCCGCCTGCCAGGCCCTGAACTGTCCTCAGAACTCCCAGTGCTCTGCAGAGGCCCCTACCTGCCGCTGCCTGCCTGGCCACACCCAGCAGGGCAGCGAATGCCTAG CCCCTGACCCCTGCCAGCCGTCACCCTGCTCCCCAGTTGCCCAGTGCTCCGTGAGCCCCAGGGGGCAGGCACAGTGTCGCTGCCCTGAGAACTACCATGGGGACGGAACGGTGTGTCTGCCCCAGGACCCATGCACCATCAACAACGGCGGCTGCCCCAGCAACTCCACCTTATGTCTGTACAAGAGGCCAGGCCAG GCCTCCTGCTCATGTAAGCCAGGCCTGGTCAGCACCAACCACAATGCCTCCGCGGGCTGCTTCGCCTACTGCTTCCCCCACTCCTGTGACCGGTCAGCCACCTGCCAGGTGACCCCTGATGGAAAGACCAG CTGTGTGTGCAAGGACGGCGAGGTGGGAGATGGGCGTGCCTGCTACGGACACCTGCTCCACGAGGTGCAGAAGGCCAGCCAGACGAACATGTTACTGCGGCTGAGAGTCGCCTTTGCCATGCTGG accagggctgccGGGAGATCCTCAGCACGTCGGGCCCATTCACCGTGCTGGCACCGTCCATATCCTCCAGGACCATGAAC GCATCCCTTGCCCAGCAGCTCTGCAGACAGCACATCATCGCAGGGCAGCACATGCTGGAGGAGTCAGGGACCCAGCCTACACACAGGTGGTGGACGCTGGCTGGACAGGAGATCACCGTCACTTTCAGCCGCTTCAGG AAATACACCTACAAGTACAAAGACCAGCCCCAGCAGACATTCACCATCCACAAGGCCAACTACCCAGCAGCCAATGGCATCTTCCACGTGGTCACTGCCCTGCGGTGGCAGCTCCCACCAGAGCTCCCTGAGGACCCCAAG AGAACCATCGGCCAGATCCTTGCCTCCACTGAGGCCTTCACCCGGTTTGAAACCATCCTGGAG AACTGTGGGCTGCCCTCCTTCCTGGATGGCCCTGGGCCCTTCACAGTCTTTGCCCCCAGCAATGAGGCAGTGGATGGCTTGCGGGACGGCCGCCTGGTCTACCTCTTCACAGCG GGTCTCTCCAAACTGCAGGAGCTGGTGAGGTACCATGTCTATAGCCACGGCCAG CTGACTGTTGAGAAGCTCATCTCCAAGGGCCGGGTCCTCACCATGGCAAACCAGGTCCTGGCTGTGAATATCTCGGAGGAG GGGCGCATCCTGCTGGGACCTGAGGGGGTCCCCCTACGGAGAGTGGACGTGCTGGCTGCCAACGGCGTCATCCACATGCTGGAGGGCATCCTGCTGCCCCCGACCATCCTGCCCATCCTGCCCAAgctctgcaacgaagagcagcacAAGGTCGTGGCG GGCTCCTGTGTGGACTGCCAAGCCCTGAACACCAGCATGTGCCCCCCCAACAGCGTGAAACTG AAACCTGGCTGCTGCAAAGGGTTTTTTGGGCCTGACTGTGTGCAGTGTCCTGGGGGCTTCTCCAACCCCTGCTATGGCAAAGGCAAC tGCAGTGATGGGGTCCAGGGCAGTGGGGCCTGCCTCTGCTTCCCAGACTACAAGGGCATCGCCTGCCACATCTGCTCCAACCCAAACAAGCATGGAGACCAGTGCCAGGAAG ACTGCGGCTGTGTCCACGGTCTGTGTGACAACCGTCCGGGCAGTGGGGGTGTGTGCCAGCGTGGCACATGTGCCCCAGGCTTCAGTGGCCGCTTCTGCAACGAGTCCACAGGGAACTGTGGGCCCACAGAACAGGCCCAGCAGTGCCACCCGCATGCCCGCTGCATTAACCAGGGGGATATTGCCAG gtgtcTCTGTCTCGATGGCTTTGAGGGTGACGGCTTCTCCTGCACACCCAGCAACCCCTGCTCTCGCCCAGACCGTGGCGGATGCTCAGAGAAT GCTAAGTGTGTCCCTGGGGCCCCAGGCACCCACCACTGcacgtgccacaagggctggagCGGGGACGGTCGTGTCTGCGTGGCCATCGACGAGTGTGAGCTGGATGTACGAGGCGGCTGCCACGCTGACGCCCTCTGCAGCTATGTGGGACCCGGGCAG AGCCAGTGCACCTGCAAGCTGGGATTCGCGGGGGACGGCTACGTGTGCAGTCCCATTGACCCCTGCCGGGCAGGCAACGGTGGCTGCCATGATCTG GCCACCTGCCGGGCAGTGGGAGGAGGTCAGCGGGTCTGCACATGCCCCCCTGGCTATGGGGGTGATGGCTTCAGCTGCTACGGAGACATCTTCCAG gAGCTGGAGGCAAATGCCCACTTCTCCATCTTCTACCAGTGGATCAAG GGGGCCGGCGTCACTCTTCCTGCTGACAGCCGAGTCACAGCCCTGGTGCCCTCAGAGTCTGCCATCCGTAGGCTGAGCCCTGAGGACCAGGCCTTCTGGCTGCAGCCGAGGATGCTACCGCAACTGGTCAG GGCCCATTTTCTCCAGGGCGCCCTGTCTGAGGAGGAGCTGGCCCGGCTGGACAGGCAGAGTGTAGCCACCCTGAGCCCCACTGCACGCTGGGAGATTCACAACATCAGTGGG AGGGTCTGGGTGCAGAATGCTAGTGTGGACGTGGCTGACCTCCTTGCCACCAATGGTGTCCTACATGTCCTCAGTCAG GTCTTACTGCCTCCGAGAGGGGATGTGCTGGGGGGGCAGGGGTTGCTGCAGCAGCTGGACTCAGTGCCTGCCTTCCGCCTCTTCCGGGAGCTGCTGCAG CGCCACAGGCTGGTACCCCAGATTGAGGCTGCCACTGCCTACACCATCTTCGTGCCAACCAACCACTCTCTGGAGGCCCAGGCCAACAGCAGCGGCCTG gACTTGGACGTAGTGCGACACCATGTGATCCTGGGGGAGGCGCTTTCCACAGAGGCCCTGCGCAGGGGCGGACACCGCAACTCCCTCCTGGGCCCCGCACACTGGCTTGTCTTCTACAACCATAGCGGCCAg CCCGAGGTGAACCATGTGCCGCTGGAAGGCCCTGTGCTGGAGGCCCCTGGCCGCTCACTGTTTGGCCTGTCCGGGGTCCTGACGGTGGGCTCAAGCCGCTGCCTGCACAGCCACGCAGAGGCCCTGCGG GAGAAATGTGTAAATTGCACCCGGAAATTCCGCTGCACTCAAGGCTACCAGCTGGAG GACACCCCCAAGAAGAGCTGTGTCTACCGGTCTGGCTACTCCTTCTCCTGGGGCTGTTCTTACACGTGTGCCAAGAAGATCCAG GTGCCTGACTGCTGCCCTGGCTTCTTCGGCACACTGTGTGAGCCGTGCCCGGGGGGTCTGGGTGGTGTGTGCTCGGGCCACGGGCAGTGTCAGGACAGGCTCCTGGGCAGTGGGGAGTGCCGCTGCCACGAGGGCTTCCACGGAACGGCCTGTGAGATGTGTGAGCTGGGCCGCTACGGGCCCAACTGCACTGGAG TGTGTGACTGTGCCCACGGGCTGTGCCAGGAGGGGCTCCGAGGGGACGGAAGCTGTGTCTGTAACGTGGGTTGGCAGGGCCTCCGCTGTGACCAGA AAATCACTGGCCCTCAGTGCCCACAGAAGTGTGACCCCAATGCCAA CTGCGTCCAGGACTCGGCTGCAGCCCCTGCCTGCGTCTGTGCCGCGGGGTACTCGGGCAACGGCATCTACTGTGCAG TGGTGGACCCTTGTGCCCATGACCACGGGGGCTGCTCCCCCCACGCCAACTGCACCAATGTGGCACCTGGTCAGCGGACATGCACCTGCCTGGATGGCTACACGGGTGATGGGGAGCTGTGCCAGG AAGTTAACAGCTGTCTCATCCACCACGGGGGCTGCCACATGCACGCCGAATGTATCCCCACAGGCCCCCAGCAG GTCTCCTGCAGCTGCCGCGAGGGTTACAGTGGGGACGGCATCCGGACTTGTGTGCTCCTGGACCCCTGCTCCCAG AACAATGGAGGCTGCAGCCCCTATGCTGTGTGCAGAAGCACAGGGGATGGCCAGAGGACGTGTACCTGCGATGCAGTCCACACCGTGGGTGATGGCTTCACCTGCCGTGCCCGAGTCGGCCTG GAGCTCCTTCGGGACAAGCATGCTTCATTCTTCAGCCTCCATCTCCTG gaatacaaggagcTCAAGGGGGATGGGCCTTTCACAATCTTTGTGCCACATGCAGATCTAATGACCAACCTGTCGCAG GATGAGCTGGCCCGGATTCGTGCCAATCGCCAGCTTGTGTTCCGCTATCACGTGGCTGGTTGCCGGCAGCTGCGAAGCCAGGAGCTGCTAGAGGAGGGCTATGCCACCACACTCTCTGGGCACCCGCTGCGCTTCAGTGAGAGGGAG ggcagcATATACATCAATGACTTTGCGCGCGTGGTGAGCAGCGACCACGAGGCTGTGAACGGCGTCTTGCATTTCATCGACCGTGTCCTGCTGCCACCTGAAGTGCTGCACTGGGAGCCTGACGCTGCCCCAGTTCTGCGG AGAAACTTCACCGCCGCCGCGGAGAGCTTCGGTTACAAGATCTTCAGTGGCCTTGTGACGGTACTGCTCCTGTGT ATGGCTGGCCTGCTGCCCCTGCTTCGAGACTCATTCCATAGGCCCTTCACAATGCTGTGGCCCACAGACTCCGCCCTGCAAGCCTTGCCTCCCGATCGCCAGGTCTGGCTATACCATAAAGACCACCGTGACAAGCTGGCAGCCATTGTGCGGGGCCACGTGATCCGCAACGTCGAG GCCTTGGCATCTGACCTGCCCAACCTGGGCCCACTGCGCACCATGCATGGGACCCCCATCTCCTTCTCCTGCAGCCGTGCCCGGCCG GGTGAGCTCACGGTGGGAGAGGAGGATGCCCGGATTGTGCAGCGACACCTGCCCTTTGAGGGGGGCCTGGCCTACGGCATTGACCAGCTGCTGGAGCCACCTGGCCTTGGTGCCCGGTGTGACCGCTTTGAGACTCGGCCTCTGTGGCTG AAGGTTTGCAGCATTTGTGGGCTGGAACCACCCTGTCCTGAGGGCTCACAGGAGCAG GGCAGCCCTGAGGCCTGCTGGCGCTACTTCTCAAAGTTCTGGACGTCCCCTCCGCTGCACTCCTCGGCACTGCGCAGTGTCTGGGCCCGGCCCAGCCACTGGGGTCAGCCCCAAGGCCTGGGCAGGGGCTGCTACCGCAACTGTGTTACCACCACCTGGAAGCCCAGCTGCTGCCCTGGTCACTATGGCAGTGAGTGCCGAG CTTGCCCTGGGGGTGCCAGCAGCCCCTGTAATGGCCATGGCACGTGCATGGACGGCATGAGTGGCAGCGGGAACTGTAGGTGCCGTTCGAGGTTTGCCGGGACGGCATGTGAACTCTGTGCCCCGGGTGCCTTTGGGCCCCTTTGCCAAG cctgcaaCTGTACCTCCCATGGCCACTGCGATGAGGGCCTGGGGGGCTCTGGCTCCTGCTTCTGTGATGAGGGTTGGACTGGGCCACACTGTGAGGTGCACCTGG AGCTGCAGCCTGTGTGTGCCCCACCCTGCGCACCCCAGGCCGTGTGCCGCGCTGGCCAcagctgtgagtgcagcctgggCTACGAAGGAGATGGCCGCACGTGCACAG TGGTAGACCTGTGCCAGGATGGGCGTGGCGGCTGCAGTGAATATGCCAACTGCAGCCAGGTAGGCACAGTGGTCACCTGCACCTGCCTGCCCGACTACGAGGGTGACGGCTGGAGCTGCCGGGCCCGCAACCCCTGTGAGGATGGCCACCGCGGGGGCTGCAGCGAGCACGCTGACTGCCTGAACACTGGACCG AACACACGGCGCTGTGTGTGCCACGCCGGCTACGTGGGCGATGGACTGCAGTGTCTGGAGGAGCCTGAGCCGCCCGTGGACCGCTGCCTGGACCAGCCACCACCCTGTCACGTGGATGCCGTGTGCACTGACCTGCACTTCCAGG AAAAACGAGCCGGTGTCTTCCACCTGCAGGCCCCCAGTGGCCCCTATAGCCTGAATTTCTCACAGGCCGAGGCAGCCTGTGGGGCCCAAGGAGCTGTGCTTGCTTCTCTCCCTCAGCTCTCTGCTGCTCAGCAG CTGGGCCTCCACCTCTGCCTTGTGGGCTGGCTGGCCAATGGCTCGGCTGCCCATCCCGTCGTTTTCCCGGCAGCAGACTGTGGCGATGGTCAGGTGGGCGTGGTCAGTCTGGGTGCGCGGGAGAACCTGTCGGAGCGCTGGGATGCCTACTGCTACCGCATGCAAG ACGTGGCCTGCCAATGCCGCGATGGCTTCGTGGGTGATGGGGCCAGCGTGTGCAATGGGAAGCTGCTTGATGTACTGGCCACCACTGCCAACTTCTCCACCTTCTACGGG ATGCTACTGGGCTATGCCAATGCCACCCCGAGGGGTCTCGACTTCCTGGACTTCCTGGACGACGAGCTCACCTACAAGACACTCTTCGTCCCTGTCAACGAAGGCTTTATGGACAACCTG ACACTGAGCGGCCCAGACCTGGAGCTACACGCCTCCAATACCACCTTCCTGAGCACCAACGCCAGCCAGGGTACCTTGCTTCCCGCCCACTCGGGCCTCAGCCTCATCATCAGTGACATGGGCCCTGACAACAGTTCTCGGGCCCCTGTGGTGAGTCTGGAGGCTGCCCCTCCCCTGCTGGCCCCAGCCCTCACTCACCCACTGGGCCTGATCCTGGTCTCCCTACAGGTCCCAGGGGCAGTTGTGGTTAGCCACGTCATCGTGTGGGACATCGTGGCCTTCAACGGCATCATCCACACTCTGGCCAGCCCCCTCCTCGCACCCCTGCAGCCC CGGGCAGTGGTGGCCCCGGAGGCCCCACCTGTGGCAGCAGGCGCGGGGGCGGTGGTAGCTACTGGAGCGCTCCTTGGCCTCGCGGCCGGAGCCCTCTACCTTCGTGCCCGAAGCAGATCCGCAGGCTTTGGCTTCTCTGCCTTCCAG GCGGAAGATGACGCTGCTGATGACTTCTCCCCATGGCAGGAAGGGACGAGCCCAACCCTGGTCTCTGTCCCCAACCCGGTCTTTGGTAGCCATGATGCCTTTTGTGAGCCCTTTGAC GACTCACTCCTGGAAGACGACTTCCCTGACACCCAGAGGATCCTCGAGGTCAAGTGA